One Cloacibacillus sp. genomic region harbors:
- a CDS encoding N-acetyltransferase, which translates to MIYRREEERDHAEVCRVVERAFENAEHHDGTEHELVARLRKSGAFVPELSLVAEEEGRIVGHIMFTRIGLGEARALALAPLSVLPEFQRRGVGSRLMAEGHRIAKELGYEFSVVLGSESYYPRAGYRPASEFAIKAPFDVPEANFMALPLREGLPAPKATVEYAEEFFA; encoded by the coding sequence ATGATATACAGAAGAGAAGAGGAAAGAGACCACGCCGAGGTCTGCCGTGTAGTGGAAAGGGCCTTTGAAAACGCCGAGCACCACGACGGCACCGAACATGAGCTTGTAGCGCGGCTCAGAAAAAGCGGCGCTTTCGTACCCGAACTTTCGCTTGTCGCGGAAGAAGAGGGACGGATCGTCGGCCACATCATGTTTACCAGGATCGGCCTCGGAGAGGCCCGCGCGCTGGCGCTGGCGCCGCTCTCGGTCCTGCCGGAGTTCCAGCGGCGCGGCGTCGGTTCGCGGCTCATGGCGGAGGGACACCGGATCGCCAAAGAGCTCGGCTACGAATTTTCCGTCGTCCTGGGAAGCGAAAGCTACTATCCGCGCGCCGGATACCGCCCGGCGTCGGAGTTTGCCATCAAAGCGCCCTTCGACGTGCCGGAGGCAAACTTCATGGCTCTGCCTCTGCGCGAAGGGCTCCCCGCGCCCAAGGCGACGGTGGAATACGCGGAAGAATTTTTCGCGTAA
- a CDS encoding DMT family transporter — MKDKLTGSIMLITATLIWGTSLTAQSIAASHTGPFTFNASRFLLGGMVLLPILLIKKPAVSVPPSVPRRSRLLIFGGIICGGIVFITASLQQIGIAGTTAGKAGFITSLYIVIVPALGLFFGRALPLRTWGCIILAIAGMYLLCVNERFLFGFGDALILLCAFSTAVHILAIDYFSSRVDCVRLSCLQFFVCGILSLIAAFIVENPLRQSAAVSVGAVLYTGIFSCGIAYTLQALGQKNVQPAATALILSFESVFSVLAGWIVLGERLNAREISGCLMMFAAITASQIPNINAVKEKIRETSP; from the coding sequence TTGAAGGACAAACTCACCGGCTCCATTATGCTGATCACCGCGACCTTAATTTGGGGAACGTCCCTGACGGCGCAAAGCATCGCCGCCAGCCATACCGGCCCCTTCACATTCAACGCCTCAAGGTTCCTGCTCGGCGGGATGGTGCTGCTGCCAATCCTCCTGATTAAAAAACCTGCCGTCAGCGTCCCTCCATCTGTTCCCCGCCGGAGCCGCCTCCTGATCTTTGGCGGGATTATATGCGGAGGGATCGTCTTCATCACGGCGTCGCTGCAGCAAATCGGCATCGCCGGCACAACGGCGGGGAAGGCCGGCTTCATCACCTCCCTGTATATCGTCATCGTACCGGCCCTGGGGCTGTTCTTCGGCAGAGCGCTCCCTCTTCGGACTTGGGGGTGCATCATTCTTGCCATCGCCGGAATGTATCTCCTCTGCGTCAATGAGCGTTTCCTCTTTGGATTCGGCGATGCCTTGATCCTACTCTGCGCCTTTTCCACCGCCGTCCATATCCTTGCCATAGACTATTTTTCCTCACGGGTCGACTGTGTCAGGCTTTCATGCCTGCAGTTCTTCGTCTGCGGCATTCTGAGCCTAATCGCCGCGTTTATAGTGGAAAACCCGCTCCGGCAGTCAGCAGCCGTCAGCGTCGGCGCTGTCTTATACACCGGGATATTCTCCTGCGGCATCGCCTATACGCTGCAGGCGCTGGGACAAAAAAACGTCCAGCCCGCTGCGACTGCGCTGATCTTGAGCTTTGAATCGGTATTTTCCGTTCTTGCCGGGTGGATCGTACTTGGAGAAAGATTAAACGCCAGAGAAATTTCCGGCTGTTTAATGATGTTCGCCGCCATCACCGCCTCGCAAATACCGAATATCAACGCCGTCAAAGAGAAAATCAGAGAAACGTCACCGTGA